In Mytilus trossulus isolate FHL-02 chromosome 14, PNRI_Mtr1.1.1.hap1, whole genome shotgun sequence, a genomic segment contains:
- the LOC134697801 gene encoding uncharacterized protein PF3D7_1409500-like gives MTALYTENKTTLYTRNKTTMFTGNETFMYTRNKTTLYTATPVIHRFTLYVSRKLCKQDNSVHKKHDNSVHQKQNNSVHKKQDNSIHRKQDNSVHRKQDNSTQKKQDNSVHKKQDNSVHKKQDNSVHQKQDNSVHKKQDNSVYKKQDISTQETRQLCLQKTRHFYTRNKTTLKHDNSVHREHDNSVHRKHDNFVHRKQNNSVDRKQDNSVHRKHDNSIHRKQDNSVHKKHDNSVHRKQDNFVHRKQNNSVHRKHDNSVHRKQDNSVHMKLDNSVHRKHDNSVHRKHDNFVHRKQNNSVDRKQDNSVHRKHDNSIHRKQDNSVHKKHNNSVHRKQDNVVHRKQNNSVHRKHENSVHRKQDNSVHMKLDNSVHRKHDNSGHRKQDNSVNIRNKTTLYTRNMTTLYTGNMTTLYKRNMTTLYTGHMTTLNTGNMTTLFT, from the exons ATGACAGCTCTGTACACAGAAAACAAGACAACtctgtacacaagaaacaaaacaacTATGTTCACAGGAAACGAGACATTtatgtacacaagaaacaaaacaacTCTGTACACAG caACGCCTGTTATTCATCGTTTTACCCTGTATGTTAGTAGAAAACTTTGTAAACAAGACAACTCTGTTCACAAGAAACATGACAACTCTGTACACCAGAAACAAAACAACTCTGTTCACAAGAAACAAGACAACTCTATTCACAGGAAACAAGACAACTCTGTTCACAGGAAACAAGACAActctacacaaaaaaaacaagacaactctgtacacaagaaacaagaCAACTCTGTTCACAAGAAACAAGACAACTCTGTACACCAGAAACAAGACAACtctgtacacaagaaacaagaCAACTCTGTTTACAAAAAACAAGACATTTCTACACAAGAAACAAGACAACTCTGTTTACAAAAAACAAGACATTTCTACACAAGAAACAAGACAACtct GAAACATGACAACTCTGTTCACAGAGAACATGATAACTCTGTACACAGGAAACATGACAACTTTGTTCACAGGAAACAAAACAACTCAGTAGACAGGAAACAAGACAACTCTGTTCACAGGAAACATGACAACTCTATTCACAGGAAACAAGACAACTCTGTACACAAGAAACATGACAACTCAGTTCACAGGAAACAAGACAACTTTGTTCACAGGAAACAAAACAACTCAGTACACAGGAAACATGATAACTCTGTACACAGGAAACAAGACAACTCTGTTCACATGAAACTTGACAACTCTGTACACAGGAAACATGACAACTCTGTACACAGGAAACATGACAACTTTGttcatagaaaacaaaacaactcAGTAGACAGGAAACAAGACAACTCTGTTCACAGGAAACATGACAACTCTATTCACAGGAAACAAGACAACTctgtacacaagaaacataACAACTCAGTTCACAGGAAACAAGACAACGTTGTTCACAGGAAACAAAACAACTCAGTACACAGGAAACATGAAAACTCTGTACACAGGAAACAAGACAACTCTGTTCACATGAAACTTGACAACTCTGTACACAGGAAACATGACAACTCTGGTCACAGGAAACAAGACAACTCTGTAAACATAAGAAACAAGACAACTCTGTACACAAGAAACATGACAACTCTGTACACAGGAAACATGACAACTCTGTACAAAAGAAACATGACAACTCTGTACACAGGACACATGACAACTCTGAACACAGGAAATATGACAACTCTATTCACATGA
- the LOC134695771 gene encoding anaphase-promoting complex subunit 15-like, whose product MSSFFPSLVPSASDPLWFTVDKPCDDEEEISKLEEEHTSWMESIAKKDSNIVPIGKTASEHMEDEEEDEEDDDGDDDDESDTNDDELDTDMLDDRESGDEAG is encoded by the exons ATGTCATCGTTTTTCCCTTCACTTGTACCAAGTGCATCAGATCCTTTGTGGTTTACTGTTGATAAACCATGCGATGACGAAgaagaaatttcaaaattggaAGAAGAACACACTTCATGG atgGAAAGCATTGCAAAGAAAGACAGCAATATTGTTCCTATTGGAAAAACAGCATCAGAG caCATGGAGGATGAAGAAGAAGACGAGGAAGATGATGATGgagatgatgatgatgaaaGTGACACAAACGATGATGAATTAGATACAGATATGTTAGATGACAGGGAATCAGGGGATGAAGCAg gtTGA